In one Lolium rigidum isolate FL_2022 chromosome 3, APGP_CSIRO_Lrig_0.1, whole genome shotgun sequence genomic region, the following are encoded:
- the LOC124704708 gene encoding COP1-interacting protein 7-like → MRPDARLDSAAFQLTPTRTRCDLVVIANGKKEKIASGLLNPFVAHLKAAQEQIAKGGYTILLEPGPEAGEAPWFTRGTVERFVRFVSTPEVLERVTTVEAEMLQLEDAIAVQSSENLGLRSAEGRNGKPADCAVEGSKTSHDPDVDNALILYKPDMHPAPPVQNGAGAHEENSKVQLLRVLETRKTVLRKEQAMAFARAVAAGFDIDNLLYLISFAERFGASRLMKACTQFIDLWRQKHETGQWIDVEPEAMSARSEFPPFNASGIMFMGDKETMSVSNGDANGEDATRTEYRTAQHPHGSYQSAYPPWAMHRPYPMQGMPYYPGVNPYYPPPYPPMDDPRYNHSERRPSRKHSSDSKDFENSEDESDQSGSERESSHARKSSKKGKRSSKKKSNVIVIRNVNVRSKKHGSSESESHTSEDSDDSQTKSSKRNHKRSSSKKKGGKKIFLESEEEYKDDVSRGKDGDQGNWNAFQNFLLRDEEKTRDNDTDLFEGENEPPRRKDNRSSANVKIKANDDDPILLSERGSADVDERRNAISFNSANARIRTRPGDELMMSGEGRSFVDGDIKEIEAGGGGYRRGAGDDFMVYGQDNWIDRGSCLDPLAEAHYKRPAPEENNVCNVADESFMIPVRSSSQDILGAENRTAIDIDVDFPMTVQNTSDAKAGGQLFYEPDELMPEREVEDVSFGYDPAMDYDSHMQIQPDTAVENADVDDSSLCVEVEEKVPGKDKKLRSSQEGKRRMDASARRLSSSSKGPPTDAQKRAQNLRAYKADLQKEKKEQEAEQIKRLERLKQERQKRIAARSGTSNPVSTPQQTKEKPSPKISPSTYKSSKFSDAEPGSSSPLRKLPARSTPGSDPQKTAKASKLGDSNSSAVSKSTSSLADTIKKEKSRRTESSSERLKKLAEPKINALADHPPSSKSASVDHPRRRSMPEDVQTKKISAIIQLDQSKSAALPELKVKSPRAPAAVVKNKTAAKETKEGARGAKAHPASESSAGKKANSKVSRASDSDDNVVVEKTVVMLENEDVSTAPVILSPGGIAENKTSSDDRMVNPSLELDYTGIRAPPSSVVLPGDASPTMHTSDNQLNSYEVDVPGYHKNELEKPTLALTEKPYEAPFARVTSLEDATPVYHHPLPAHEAEAPVHVQSVRARVPEPGYAVSAEETHEDNQKPRSKEPKGFRKLLKFGRKSHTSTMDSDASSVDEAPAGDGSMLKNLISQDESAGSSSKGSRSFSLLSPFRKNKVIVL, encoded by the exons GTGTGATTTAGTTGTGATAGCAAATGGAAAGAAGGAGAAGATAGCCTCTGGTCTGCTGAACCCGTTCGTGGCCCACCTCAAGGCCGCCCAGGAGCAGATCGCCAAGGGAGGCTACACCATCCTGCTTGAGCCGGGTCCGGAGGCCGGCGAGGCTCCATGGTTCACCAGGGGTACTGTCGAGAGGTTCGTCCGGTTCGTGAGCACGCCGGAGGTGCTGGAGCGGGTGACGACGGTGGAGGCCGAGATGCTGCAGCTCGAGGATGCCATCGCCGTCCAGAGCAGTGAGAATCTTGGACTGAGATCT GCTGAAGGCCGTAATGGCAAACCGGCGGACTGCGCCGTGGAAG GTAGCAAGACAAGTCATGACCCTGATGTAGATAATGCACTCATTCTGTACAAG CCTGACATGCATCCAGCACCTCCAGTGCAGAATGGCGCCGGAGCTCATGAGGAGAATTCAAA AGTTCAGCTTCTCAGAGTGCTGGAGACACGCAAAACTGTCTTACGTAAAGAGCAGGCTATGGCCTTTGCACGTGCTGTAGCTGCTGGGTTTGACATAGACAACCTGTTATATTTGATCTCATTTGCAGAGCGCTTTGGTGCTTCACGCTTGAT GAAGGCATGCACACAGTTCATTGACTTGTGGAGGCAAAAACATGAAACTGGGCAGTGGATTGATGTTGAACCTGAAGCAATGTCTGCACGCTCTGAATTCCCTCCCTTCAATGCTTCTGGCATTATGTTTATGGGGGACAAAGAAACGATGTCCGTCTCCAATGGAGATGCAAATGGCGAAGATGCTACTAGGACTG AGTATAGGACAGCTCAGCACCCGCATGGTTCATATCAATCGGCATATCCGCCATGGGCGATGCATCGGCCTTACCCCATGCAAGGCATGCCATACTACCCTGGGGTGAACCCATACTACCCTCCTCCCTATCCCCCAATGGATGATCCCCGGTACAATCACTCAGAAAGGAGGCCGTCAAGGAAGCACTCATCAGATAGCAAGGACTTTGAGAACTCGGAGGACGAAAGCGACCAAAGCGGTTCGGAGAGGGAGAGTTCTCATGCCCGCAAGTCGAGTAAAAAGGGCAAGCGGTCAAGCAAGAAGAAGTCTAATGTAATCGTCATACGCAATGTAAATGTAAGGTCAAAAAAGCATGGGTCATCAGAGAGCGAGTCACATACATCAGAGGATAGTGATGATTCACAGACTAAATCCAGCAAGAGGAACCATAAGCGATCAAGCTCGAAGAAAAAAGGTGGCAAAAAAATCTTTCTTGAGTCTGAAGAGGAGTACAAGGATGATGTGTCTCGTGGGAAAGATGGAGATCAGGGAAACTGGAATGCGTTCCAGAATTTCTTGCTCAGAGATGAAGAGAAGACAAGAGATAATGACACAGACCTATTCGAAGGTGAAAATGAGCCACCTAGGAGGAAAGACAACAGAAGTTCAGCCAATGTGAAAATTAAGGCCAATGATGATGATCCTATTCTTTTATCGGAGCGAGGTTCTGCTGATGTCGATGAGCGGCGAAATGCAATCTCTTTCAATTCAGCCAATGCGAGAATTAGGACCAGGCCGGGTGATGAACTTATGATGTCTGGGGAAGGTCGGAGCTTTGTCGATGGTGACATAAAGGAGATAGAAGCTGGAGGTGGAGGATACAGAAGAGGAGCAGGTGAcgacttcatggtttatggacagGACAACTGGATTGACAGGGGGAGTTGCCTGGACCCTCTTGCAGAGGCACATTACAAGAGGCCTGCTCCGGAGGAAAATAATGTATGCAATGTGGCCGATGAGTCCTTCATGATACCTGTTAGGTCCAGCTCACAGGATATTCTTGGAGCAGAAAACCGTACTGCCATTGACATAGATGTTGATTTTCCCATGACTGTTCAGAACACATCAGATGCTAAGGCGGGAGGTCAACTTTTCTATGAGCCAGATGAGTTGATGCCCGAGCGTGAAGTTGAAGATGTCTCGTTTGGATACGATCCAGCAATGGACTATGACAGCCATATGCAGATTCAGCCTGACACCGCGGTTGAAAATGCAGACGTGGATGATTCATCATTGTGTGTTGAGGTTGAAGAAAAGGTGCCAGGGAAAGATAAGAAGCTAAGAAGTTCACAGGAGGGTAAAAGAAGGATGGATGCCTCGGCAAGGAGATTGTCCTCATCATCAAAAGGCCCACCAACAGATGCACAGAAACGTGCGCAAAACCTGCGGGCCTATAAAGCAGATCTTCAGAAGGAAAAGAAGGAGCAG GAAGCAGAACAGATTAAACGGCTAGAAAGGCTCAAGCAGGAGAGGCAAAAGAGGATTGCTGCAAGAAGTGGCACATCTAATCCGGTATCAACACCACAGCAGACTAAAGAAAAACCTTCTCCAAAGATTTCTCCCAGTACCTACAAGAGTTCAAAGTTCAGTGATGCTGAACCAGGATCCTCTTCACCTCTAAGAAAACTTCCTGCTAGAAGTACCCCAGGGAGTGATCCTCAGAAAACAGCTAAAGCGAGCAAACTCGGTGATAGTAATTCAAGTGCAGTGAGCAAGTCAACCTCATCGTTGGCTGACACGATCAAGAAAGAGAAAAGTAGGAGAACTGAATCTTCCAGTGAGCGACTGAAAAAACTTGCTGAACCTAAAATCAATGCTCTGGCTGATCATCCTCCAAGCTCAAAGTCAGCGAGCGTGGACCACCCACGGAGAAGAAGCATGCCAGAGGATGTGCAGAcaaagaaaatctcggctataATACAGCTTGACCAGAGCAAGTCAGCAGCCCTCCCAGAACTGAAAGTCAAATCCCCACGAGCACCTGCCGCTGTCGTGAAGAATAAGACGGCggcaaaagaaacaaaagagggAGCACGAGGAGCTAAGGCACATCCTGCTTCAGAAAGTAGCGCTGGAAAGAAAGCTAACAGTAAAGTTTCTAGGGCAAGCGACAGCGATGACAACGTGGTGGTTGAGAAGACAGTTGTGATGCTTGAAAACGAAGATGTTTCTACGGCTCCTGTAATTCTATCTCCTGGAGGAATTGCAGAGAACAAAACTAGTAGCGATGACCGAATGGTGAATCCCAGTCTTGAATTGGATTATACTGGCATCAGGGCTCCACCATCTTCAGTCGTTCTTCCTGGAGATGCGAGCCCTACCATGCATACATCTGACAACCAACTGAACTCGTATGAG GTGGATGTGCCTGGCTATCACAAGAATGAGCTCGAGAAACCAACCTTGGCTCTCACAGAGAAACCTTACGAGGCCCCTTTTGCCAGGGTAACATCATTGGAGGATGCCACTCCTGTTTACCACCACCCATTACCTGCGCATGAAGCCGAAGCACCTGTGCATGTACAGAGCGTCAGGGCACGTGTGCCGGAGCCTGGATACGCGGTTTCAGCCGAGGAGACCCATGAAGATAACCAGAAGCCTCGTAGCAAAGAACCAAAAGGGTTCAGAAAACTGTTGAAATTTGGCAGGAAAAGCCACACTTCGACAATGGATTCTGACGCATCGTCTGTCGATGAAGCCCCAGCAGGAGATG GTTCAATGCTGAAGAACCTCATTTCGCAAGACGAGTCCGCGGGTTCTTCATCTAAAG GTTCTCGGTCCTTCTCCCTGCTGTCTCCATTCCGCAAGAACAAGGTGATCGTGCTGTGA